Proteins encoded within one genomic window of Argiope bruennichi chromosome 7, qqArgBrue1.1, whole genome shotgun sequence:
- the LOC129976105 gene encoding uncharacterized protein LOC129976105, with product MNMQGTVLNIPKALRSTTQIRRRGYQQIDGPLEMSAFTTVLIFIIVFIILTALTLLGSGYTTAGISVLGSIFASCCFYRIFDCLGCSRYFAYLGRICCCCCCRASEPQTSEPSTLESSWMPSTPGPSSQQHPIPGPSTLESSWMPSTPGPSPQQHPIPGPSTLESSWMPSTPGPSPQQHPIPGPSTLESSWMPSTPGPSSQQHPIPGPSTLESSWMPSTPGPSSQQHPIPGPSTLESSWMPSTPGPSSQQHPIPGPSTLESKPMPSPPDLFTFQHSLPEPSTLESSSMPSTVPPTRKPTVAKPLTVESRSLPSSRTHLAAELPTVKLGSMPSLQMHLVAESQTVYSKSMPSRMHPATGPLTVKSMSMPSSPKLPTLQHVAPASVP from the exons ATGAATATGCAAGGAACTGTTTTAAACATCCCTAAAGCGCTCAGATCTACGACACAAATTCGACGGAGGGGTTACCAGCAAATCGATGGCCCCCTG gaaatgtcTGCCTTTACTACAGTTTTGATTTTCATAATCGTGTTTATCATTCTAACTGCTTTGACACTTCTTGGTTCTGGATATACTACAGCAGGTATTTCAGTACTAGGCTCG aTTTTTGCGAGCTGTTGTTTTTATCGCATTTTTGACTGCTTGGGCTGTAGCAGATATTTTGCCTACTTGGGAAGAATCTGCTGCTGCTGTTGCTGCAGAGCTTCTGAACCACAGACTTCAGAGCCATCAACGTTAGAATCAAGTTGGATGCCATCGACTCCAGGACCATCGTCTCAACAGCATCCGATTCCAGGGCCATCAACGTTGGAATCAAGTTGGATGCCATCGACTCCAGGACCATCGCCTCAACAGCATCCGATTCCAGGGCCATCAACGTTAGAATCAAGTTGGATGCCATCGACTCCAGGACCATCGCCTCAACAGCATCCGATTCCAGGGCCATCAACGTTAGAATCAAGTTGGATGCCATCGACTCCAGGACCATCGTCTCAACAGCATCCGATTCCAGGGCCATCAACGTTAGAATCAAGTTGGATGCCATCGACTCCAGGACCATCGTCTCAACAGCATCCGATTCCAGGGCCATCAACGTTGGAATCAAGTTGGATGCCATCGACTCCAGGACCATCGTCTCAACAGCATCCGATTCCAGGGCCATCAACTTTAGAATCCAAGCCTATGCCCTCACCTCCAGACTTATTTACGTTTCAGCATTCGCTTCCAGAACCATCAACGTTAGAATCTAGTTCGATGCCATCAACGGTGCCACCAACTCGTAAGCCTACAGTTGCAAAACCACTAACTGTAGAATCAAGGTCACTGCCCTCGTCTCGAACGCATCTGGCTGCAGAACTACCAACTGTAAAATTAGGGTCGATGCCTTCATTGCAAATGCATCTAGTTGCAGAATCACAAACTGTTTATTCCAAGTCAATGCCATCTCGAATGCATCCGGCTACAGGACCACTAACTGTAAAATCCATGTCAATGCCATCATCTCCAAAGCTACCTACTCTGCAGCATGTGGCTCCAGCATCGGTTCCATAG
- the LOC129976485 gene encoding uncharacterized protein LOC129976485, with the protein MPSTPEPPTQQHPIPGSSTLEYKSMPSPPEPPTQQHPIPGSSTLEYKSMPSPPEPPTQQHPIPGPSTLESKPMPSPPELSILQQLLSEPSTLESNSMLSKVPPTRQPPIAEPQTLESRSMPLFRMTPAVEPPTIESITIPPFRMTPAAEPPTIESISIPSSPSYQPRSMRPHHRFHSHLL; encoded by the coding sequence ATGCCATCAACTCCAGAGCCACCGACTCAACAGCATCCGATTCCAGGGTCATCAACTTTAGAATACAAATCGATGCCATCACCTCCAGAGCCACCGACTCAACAGCATCCGATTCCAGGGTCATCAACTTTAGAATACAAATCGATGCCATCACCTCCAGAGCCACCGACTCAACAGCATCCGATTCCAGGGCCATCAACTTTAGAATCCAAACCGATGCCATCACCTCCAGAGTTATCAATCTTGCAGCAACTGCTTTCAGAGCCATCAACATTAGAATCTAATTCGATGCTATCAAAGGTGCCACCAACTCGTCAACCTCCGATTGCAGAACCACAAACTTTAGAATCCAGGTCAATGCCATTATTTCGAATGACTCCGGCTGTAGAACCACCAACTATCGAATCCATTACGATTCCACCATTTAGAATGACTCCGGCTGCAGAACCACCAACTATAGAATCCATTTCGATTCCATCGTCTCCAAGCTACCAACCCCGCAGCATGCGGCCCCATCATCGGTTCCATAGTCACCTATTGTAG